A genomic stretch from Deinococcus ruber includes:
- the recO gene encoding DNA repair protein RecO, with protein sequence MRSRTANRSGIVLRRIVTPAGDIIVTLLTPQGKLKAIARGGVRGPLSSILNLFHHVQVQVYQTPGNDLVTAKQAALEGALPTLAQPERYPYAHLLTELADTLFQEGELSETAFELYAASLRGISRHPDPEWVSLVMSYKLLALAGFIPQTAYCSLCGSVDPEHPDPLGGQLLCRSCASQAAYLPDVLDFLRMVPKVSVRLWMENPLEARERTQLWQALERFVAVQVGRVQSWRVNLPELAGA encoded by the coding sequence TTGAGAAGCCGCACCGCCAACCGCAGCGGCATCGTGCTTCGGCGCATCGTCACGCCTGCCGGAGACATCATCGTGACCCTGCTGACGCCGCAGGGCAAGCTCAAGGCGATTGCTCGGGGCGGAGTGCGCGGCCCGCTCTCCAGCATTCTGAATCTGTTTCATCATGTGCAGGTGCAGGTGTATCAGACGCCCGGCAATGATCTGGTCACGGCCAAGCAGGCGGCGCTGGAAGGTGCCCTGCCCACGCTGGCACAACCCGAGCGCTACCCCTACGCCCACCTGCTGACCGAGTTGGCCGACACGCTGTTTCAGGAAGGCGAACTGAGTGAGACGGCCTTTGAGCTGTATGCCGCTTCTCTGCGCGGCATTTCGCGGCATCCCGACCCGGAATGGGTGAGTCTGGTCATGAGCTATAAGCTGCTGGCGCTGGCGGGCTTTATTCCTCAGACGGCGTACTGCTCGCTGTGCGGCAGCGTAGACCCCGAACATCCCGATCCGCTGGGGGGGCAACTGCTGTGCCGCTCCTGTGCGTCGCAGGCGGCGTATCTGCCCGACGTGCTCGACTTCCTGAGAATGGTGCCAAAAGTGAGCGTGCGCCTGTGGATGGAGAATCCGCTGGAGGCCAGAGAGCGCACGCAGCTGTGGCAGGCGTTGGAGCGTTTTGTGGCGGTGCAGGTGGGGCGGGTGCAGAGCTGGCGCGTGAATCTGCCGGAACTGGCCGGAGCGTAG
- a CDS encoding DUF427 domain-containing protein, translating to MKAIWNGQTIAESNETVVVEGNHYFPIESVKPEYLQDSATHSTCPWKGEASYYSLNVNGQENRDAAWYYPAPKDAAKEIKGRVAFWKGVKIES from the coding sequence ATGAAAGCCATCTGGAACGGTCAGACCATTGCCGAGTCGAACGAGACTGTCGTGGTCGAGGGCAACCATTATTTCCCCATCGAGAGCGTGAAGCCGGAGTACCTTCAGGACAGCGCCACGCACTCGACCTGCCCCTGGAAGGGCGAGGCCAGCTACTACTCGCTGAACGTGAACGGCCAGGAAAATCGCGACGCCGCGTGGTACTACCCGGCCCCCAAAGACGCCGCCAAGGAAATCAAAGGACGGGTCGCGTTCTGGAAGGGCGTCAAGATCGAGTCCTGA
- a CDS encoding PRC-barrel domain-containing protein: protein MLKGKELIGRKLVTLDGGERVDSIHDLIFDEQGNRVLALLIDEGGWFHAAKVLPYTSVRSVGEDAVMIDAAADVVNANDDATVSAAMHSKVGLIGLNLLTTDGKELGRISDVFFDEMTGRVVGYEATGGLFSDLSSGRTFVPAPESITIGAEAALVPPEVAQAMQEQEAGGLQGAFGSVASSVKDAAGTVADRAREVAGNVGDATRAQQKAFVVGKVAAQPVVSDIGVSVVQQGDVITQVQADQAEALGLLGSLTASAGGSAVQELYGQVRESVQGGVENLSAGAERAADTVADFGNSAIIRIQPDPATQVVLQPTTIVGRRLQRDVLGPNRSFVAAQGQIVTPALIERARALGRENYLIAAVVTPQTAQTSAVNDSVAAASDRLAAGAQTVKEGAAGLLDRAKGWLSETRDRAQEDAETAQIERALGRPVNRVVLDREDHIILNIGEIITHKAVEQSRAAGVLNILLTSVSTEPVVIDPLSVKPAETGQAALDSQPVVPNDLNKPGM from the coding sequence ATGCTTAAAGGGAAAGAATTGATCGGGCGCAAACTTGTGACGCTGGACGGCGGCGAGCGCGTGGACAGCATTCACGACCTGATCTTCGACGAACAGGGCAACCGCGTGCTGGCGCTGCTGATCGACGAGGGCGGCTGGTTTCATGCGGCCAAGGTGCTGCCGTATACCAGTGTGCGGAGCGTGGGAGAAGACGCGGTGATGATCGACGCTGCTGCCGACGTGGTGAACGCCAACGACGACGCGACGGTGTCGGCGGCGATGCACAGCAAGGTTGGTCTGATCGGCCTGAACCTGCTGACCACCGATGGCAAGGAACTGGGCCGCATCTCCGACGTGTTCTTCGACGAAATGACCGGGCGGGTGGTGGGGTACGAGGCGACGGGCGGCCTGTTCAGCGACCTGAGTTCGGGGCGCACGTTCGTGCCTGCACCCGAGAGCATTACCATCGGGGCCGAGGCCGCCCTCGTGCCGCCCGAGGTGGCGCAGGCGATGCAGGAGCAGGAAGCGGGCGGGCTTCAGGGAGCCTTCGGCAGTGTCGCCAGCAGCGTCAAGGATGCGGCGGGAACGGTGGCCGACCGGGCGCGTGAGGTCGCGGGCAACGTCGGTGACGCGACCAGGGCGCAGCAGAAGGCCTTCGTGGTGGGCAAGGTGGCTGCGCAGCCGGTGGTGTCGGATATCGGTGTCAGTGTGGTGCAGCAGGGCGACGTGATTACCCAGGTGCAGGCAGATCAGGCCGAGGCGCTCGGACTTCTGGGCAGCCTGACCGCTTCGGCGGGGGGCAGCGCCGTGCAGGAGCTGTACGGACAGGTCAGAGAGAGCGTGCAGGGCGGAGTCGAGAACCTGTCGGCAGGGGCCGAGCGCGCGGCAGACACGGTGGCCGATTTCGGAAACAGCGCCATCATCCGCATTCAGCCCGACCCGGCCACGCAGGTGGTATTGCAGCCGACCACCATCGTGGGCCGACGCCTTCAGCGTGACGTGCTGGGGCCGAACCGCAGTTTCGTGGCGGCACAGGGCCAGATCGTCACGCCCGCGCTGATAGAGCGTGCCCGTGCGCTGGGCCGTGAAAACTACCTGATTGCAGCGGTGGTGACGCCGCAGACGGCCCAGACGAGTGCCGTGAACGACAGCGTGGCGGCGGCTTCGGACCGACTGGCGGCTGGTGCCCAGACGGTGAAGGAAGGAGCGGCTGGCTTGCTCGACCGCGCCAAAGGGTGGCTGAGCGAGACCCGCGACCGCGCTCAGGAAGACGCCGAAACCGCTCAGATCGAGCGGGCGCTGGGTCGTCCGGTCAACCGCGTGGTGCTCGACAGGGAAGACCACATCATCCTGAATATCGGGGAAATCATCACCCACAAGGCAGTCGAACAGTCTCGCGCCGCCGGGGTACTGAATATCTTGCTGACCAGTGTGAGCACCGAACCCGTCGTCATCGACCCTTTGAGCGTCAAACCCGCCGAAACCGGACAGGCAGCGCTCGACAGTCAGCCGGTGGTGCCCAACGATCTGAACAAGCCAGGAATGTAG
- a CDS encoding AAA family ATPase yields the protein MNVSSQSVQPMTGLSATPDPAGEWQQLGQQPVVVLVGVTGVGKSTALSALTGLRLLPDRRDVTDAVMILPLAGQPVHDREERFALTARYRELHPGGMAQALGSLYADPTHWSGPLVFDGLRGAPEVGYAAQHFPEWRFVSLHAPDAVRVRRLLGRGDTFDQVGHVDQVRGAESSDLRSTLGDLKGVGDVFSPAELDDLAALVDAGSSASEILAKTRIVVSERRNYDPQAARRVLADLPQRRHLELDTVRLSPGEVASSIRRWLP from the coding sequence ATGAACGTGTCTTCTCAAAGCGTCCAGCCCATGACGGGGCTGTCGGCAACCCCCGATCCGGCAGGCGAATGGCAACAGCTGGGGCAACAGCCGGTGGTGGTGCTGGTCGGTGTGACCGGCGTGGGCAAGAGCACCGCCCTGAGCGCTCTGACCGGGCTGCGTCTGCTGCCGGATCGCCGCGACGTGACCGACGCCGTGATGATCCTTCCGCTGGCAGGTCAGCCCGTCCATGACCGCGAGGAGAGATTCGCCCTGACCGCCCGGTACCGCGAGCTGCATCCGGGCGGCATGGCCCAGGCGCTCGGCTCGCTCTACGCCGATCCCACGCACTGGAGCGGCCCGCTGGTCTTCGACGGTCTGCGCGGCGCACCAGAGGTCGGCTACGCGGCGCAGCACTTTCCGGAATGGCGTTTCGTGTCGCTGCATGCCCCCGACGCGGTGCGGGTGCGCCGTCTGCTGGGCCGGGGCGACACCTTCGATCAGGTAGGACACGTTGATCAGGTGCGCGGCGCGGAATCCAGCGACCTGCGAAGCACGCTGGGCGACCTGAAAGGTGTGGGAGACGTGTTCAGCCCCGCCGAACTGGACGACTTGGCGGCGCTGGTGGACGCTGGTTCCAGCGCCTCCGAGATTCTGGCGAAAACGCGCATCGTGGTCAGCGAGCGGCGCAATTACGATCCGCAGGCAGCCCGGCGGGTACTGGCCGACCTGCCCCAGCGAAGGCACCTGGAACTCGACACCGTTCGCCTGTCGCCCGGCGAGGTGGCAAGCAGCATCCGCAGGTGGCTGCCATGA
- a CDS encoding enolase C-terminal domain-like protein, which translates to MSARIVRVEGIPYRLPLKGTLQWGKGSSLSAAEHVLVRVHLDDGSVGQAEAPPRPTIYGETTASVVAMLAYLSPALLGVDISDTARLDAVRSSVVNNHTARGALDMALHDARARAENESLFDRLLGPQTRVRPSFILGIAPMAEMLSEAAAVVAAGVRVLKVKVGRQHEHDLKLIRELRAEYGDAVQLYADSNETLTLEDAPEVLAAMREAGLTYVEEPLPVRLLRQRAELRQRGLLPIIGDDSCFTPADLERELEFGTIDILNIKTARNGFTDSLSMLRRARAAGLGVMIGSQASSGLGTIHAALMASQDGVTEPSELSFVLKLQEDLLTGPITFNDGWLDVAALHTLEVDEVRLKLYRLDGNN; encoded by the coding sequence ATGAGCGCCCGCATCGTTCGGGTCGAGGGGATTCCCTACCGGCTGCCGCTGAAGGGCACGCTCCAGTGGGGCAAGGGGTCGAGCCTGAGTGCCGCCGAGCACGTGCTGGTGCGCGTTCACCTTGATGACGGCAGTGTGGGTCAGGCCGAAGCTCCGCCGCGCCCCACCATCTACGGCGAAACCACCGCCAGCGTGGTGGCGATGCTGGCGTATCTGTCGCCCGCGCTGCTGGGGGTGGACATCAGCGATACGGCACGGCTGGACGCGGTTCGTAGTAGCGTGGTGAACAACCACACGGCACGCGGCGCACTCGATATGGCGCTGCACGACGCCCGCGCCCGCGCCGAGAACGAATCGCTGTTCGACCGACTGCTGGGGCCGCAGACGCGGGTGCGCCCCAGCTTCATTCTGGGCATCGCGCCGATGGCCGAGATGCTCTCGGAAGCCGCAGCAGTGGTGGCGGCGGGCGTGCGGGTGCTGAAGGTCAAGGTGGGTCGCCAGCACGAGCACGATCTGAAACTGATCCGTGAGCTGCGGGCCGAATACGGCGACGCGGTGCAGCTGTATGCCGACAGCAACGAAACTCTGACCCTGGAAGATGCCCCGGAGGTATTGGCCGCCATGCGGGAAGCAGGCCTGACGTATGTGGAAGAGCCGCTGCCGGTGCGCCTGCTGCGGCAGCGGGCCGAATTGCGGCAACGGGGCCTGCTGCCGATCATCGGGGACGACAGCTGCTTTACGCCTGCCGATCTGGAACGCGAACTGGAATTCGGCACCATCGACATTCTGAATATCAAGACCGCCAGAAACGGATTTACCGACAGCCTGAGCATGTTGCGGCGAGCGCGGGCTGCTGGCCTGGGCGTGATGATCGGCTCTCAGGCCAGCAGCGGCCTGGGCACCATCCACGCCGCACTGATGGCCTCGCAGGACGGTGTGACCGAACCGTCAGAGCTGAGCTTCGTGCTGAAATTGCAGGAGGACCTGCTGACAGGCCCCATCACCTTCAATGACGGCTGGCTCGATGTCGCGGCCCTGCACACCCTCGAAGTGGATGAGGTACGATTGAAGCTGTATAGACTGGACGGTAACAATTAA
- a CDS encoding methyltransferase domain-containing protein, translating to MWNPATYLQFQAERDRPFFDLLGQVAMQAAPQTVLDLGCGTGHLTAALAQRWPSAQVTGIDSSAEMLAQAPALPNLRFVQADLSSWTPPHAPDLLVSNAALQWLPDHDRLIPRLAALVAPGGTFAFQVPGNFDAPSHKLLEEVRGSRRWREQLGASERDKATLASFGPERYTALLTACGFRVNAWETTYLHVLPGPDAVLNWVRGTALRPVLNRLNAHDAAEFEAEYAAQLREAYPVQPYGTPFPFRRIFVVAQRL from the coding sequence ATGTGGAATCCTGCGACCTATTTGCAGTTTCAGGCAGAGCGTGACCGGCCCTTTTTCGACCTGCTGGGACAGGTGGCGATGCAGGCGGCTCCGCAGACGGTTCTCGATCTGGGCTGCGGCACCGGGCATCTGACAGCGGCGCTCGCGCAGCGCTGGCCGTCGGCACAGGTCACGGGGATAGACAGTTCGGCAGAGATGCTGGCACAGGCTCCGGCACTGCCGAATCTTCGCTTCGTTCAGGCCGACCTGAGCAGCTGGACGCCGCCCCACGCCCCCGATCTGCTCGTCAGCAATGCGGCCCTTCAGTGGCTGCCGGACCACGACCGACTGATTCCCCGGCTGGCTGCTCTGGTGGCTCCGGGCGGCACCTTCGCGTTTCAGGTGCCGGGCAACTTCGATGCTCCCAGCCATAAGCTCTTGGAAGAGGTGCGCGGCTCGCGGCGCTGGCGTGAACAGCTCGGTGCGTCCGAGCGCGACAAGGCAACGCTTGCCAGCTTCGGCCCTGAGCGCTATACCGCCCTGTTGACGGCCTGTGGCTTCCGGGTCAACGCCTGGGAAACCACGTATCTGCATGTGTTGCCCGGCCCCGACGCCGTTCTGAACTGGGTGCGCGGCACAGCCCTGCGCCCGGTGCTCAACCGTCTGAACGCCCACGACGCCGCCGAGTTCGAGGCAGAGTATGCGGCGCAGCTCCGGGAGGCCTACCCGGTGCAGCCCTACGGCACGCCGTTTCCCTTCAGGCGTATCTTCGTGGTGGCGCAGCGGCTGTAA
- a CDS encoding LysM peptidoglycan-binding domain-containing protein encodes MSPLQSNRCARVLLLSACLLALPWSRSLAADLPVNSAAPSGTVTYTVQQGDTAFALAHRWGLDVGALLTLNHLSGPKLSVGQALIYPAPAAPLSRPVVSHTVQAGQTLYSIARQYGYSPDELQAFNRLTTPALKPGQVLLLPGSAPAAEQPALAAPARLSALPTPITPIASVAAPRTLPALPALQPAVSTTIQTVSAPAKTGVHTVQPGQTLYGIARQYGVRPEELLALNHLSSPALMPGQTIQVPASAVVQVVQTPVPAVAAFAPAAPLTVPAPLTVSALSVGTPLPLMSDESGPVSQPPLGPPPPQPQPAPDSNWRGADWHTSDWRSFAMSFMGVPYQFGGSSRSGTDCSGLVLQVFSSLGMKLPRQSAMQAQIGVPVDEQDLQAGDLVFFDTEGRGSVTHVGIYLGNGDFINANSFDGRVSVNQMTQKYFSQRYLGARRVIGVLAQGN; translated from the coding sequence TTGTCACCACTGCAATCAAACCGCTGTGCTCGTGTCCTGCTGCTGTCTGCCTGTCTGCTGGCCCTGCCGTGGTCGCGCAGCCTGGCTGCCGATCTCCCGGTCAACAGCGCCGCGCCGTCTGGCACCGTCACCTACACGGTGCAGCAGGGCGACACCGCCTTTGCACTGGCCCACCGCTGGGGTCTGGATGTCGGAGCGCTGCTGACGCTGAACCACCTGAGCGGCCCGAAGCTGTCGGTGGGTCAGGCGCTGATCTATCCGGCCCCAGCAGCTCCTCTGAGCCGTCCGGTCGTCAGCCATACGGTGCAGGCGGGTCAGACGCTCTACAGCATCGCCCGGCAGTACGGCTACAGTCCCGACGAGCTTCAGGCGTTCAATCGTCTGACCACGCCCGCTCTGAAACCGGGGCAGGTGTTGCTGCTTCCCGGCAGTGCCCCCGCAGCAGAGCAGCCCGCTCTAGCCGCCCCTGCACGCCTGTCAGCCCTTCCCACCCCGATTACCCCGATTGCCTCTGTCGCCGCCCCGCGCACTCTTCCTGCCCTTCCCGCCCTTCAGCCCGCTGTGTCCACCACAATTCAGACCGTTTCTGCCCCGGCCAAGACAGGTGTTCACACCGTTCAGCCGGGGCAAACGCTGTACGGCATCGCGCGGCAGTATGGCGTGCGTCCCGAAGAGCTGCTGGCGCTCAACCACCTGAGCAGCCCCGCCCTGATGCCCGGTCAGACAATTCAGGTGCCTGCCTCGGCAGTCGTTCAGGTCGTGCAGACGCCCGTTCCGGCTGTGGCGGCCTTCGCGCCAGCGGCTCCGTTGACTGTGCCCGCGCCCCTGACCGTCAGCGCCCTGTCGGTGGGAACGCCGCTGCCACTGATGTCCGATGAAAGCGGCCCGGTGTCACAGCCTCCGCTCGGCCCCCCACCGCCCCAGCCCCAGCCCGCGCCCGATTCCAACTGGCGCGGCGCAGACTGGCACACCTCCGACTGGCGCAGCTTCGCCATGAGCTTCATGGGCGTGCCCTACCAGTTCGGCGGCAGTTCACGCAGCGGCACCGATTGCAGCGGGCTGGTGCTTCAGGTGTTCAGCTCGCTGGGCATGAAGCTGCCGCGCCAGAGTGCCATGCAGGCACAGATCGGCGTTCCGGTAGACGAACAGGACCTTCAGGCGGGCGATCTGGTGTTCTTCGATACCGAGGGGCGCGGCAGCGTGACGCACGTGGGCATCTATCTGGGTAACGGCGATTTCATCAACGCCAACTCGTTCGACGGGCGGGTCTCTGTCAATCAGATGACTCAGAAGTACTTTTCGCAGCGCTATCTGGGCGCAAGGCGCGTGATTGGCGTGCTGGCACAGGGCAACTGA
- the ispG gene encoding flavodoxin-dependent (E)-4-hydroxy-3-methylbut-2-enyl-diphosphate synthase, translating into MSEFSSITRRQTVTANVGGVLIGSGHPVVVQSMTNTDTADAEATAIQVAQLARAGSEIVRVTVNTREAAAAVPDVVARLAEVGLSVPIVGDFHYNGHILLREFPETARLLAKYRINPGNVGAGQHHDANFATMIEVAKEFDKPVRIGVNWGSLDQQVLARLMDENARRGSPKSGTDVMIDAMVVSALESAQYAEELGLAHDKILISVKVSSAPELWQVYRQLAQSCDYPLHLGLTEAGMGMKGIVASSVALAPLLKDGIGDTIRVSLTPEPGASRKLEVEVAQQILQSLGIRQFLPQVTSCPGCGRTTSQFFQELAQKIQDYIRDTMPVWKTRYPGVEDMQVAVMGCIVNGPGESKHANIGISLPGTGEDPRAPVYQDGKLLTTLRGPRIAEEFQELLEKYVEQRYGAGVQA; encoded by the coding sequence ATGAGCGAGTTCTCTTCCATCACGCGCCGTCAGACCGTCACTGCGAACGTTGGAGGCGTGCTGATCGGTTCAGGACACCCCGTCGTGGTGCAGTCGATGACCAACACCGACACCGCCGACGCCGAAGCCACCGCCATTCAGGTGGCGCAGCTGGCGCGGGCGGGCAGCGAGATCGTGCGCGTCACCGTCAATACCCGCGAGGCCGCCGCCGCCGTACCGGACGTGGTGGCCCGCCTCGCAGAAGTGGGCCTGAGTGTGCCCATCGTGGGCGACTTCCATTACAACGGCCACATCCTGCTGCGCGAGTTTCCCGAAACGGCCCGCCTGCTCGCCAAATACCGCATCAATCCCGGCAACGTGGGGGCAGGACAGCACCACGACGCCAATTTCGCCACCATGATCGAGGTCGCCAAAGAATTTGATAAACCCGTGCGAATCGGCGTGAACTGGGGCAGCCTCGATCAGCAGGTGCTCGCCCGGCTGATGGACGAAAATGCCCGGCGCGGCAGCCCCAAATCGGGCACCGACGTGATGATCGACGCGATGGTGGTGTCGGCGCTGGAAAGCGCTCAGTACGCCGAGGAACTCGGGCTGGCGCACGACAAGATTCTGATCTCGGTCAAGGTGTCGAGCGCCCCCGAGCTGTGGCAGGTCTATCGTCAGCTGGCCCAGAGCTGCGATTACCCGCTGCACCTGGGGTTGACCGAGGCGGGCATGGGCATGAAGGGCATCGTGGCGAGCAGTGTGGCGCTGGCACCGCTGCTGAAAGACGGCATCGGAGACACCATCCGCGTATCGTTGACGCCTGAACCCGGAGCCAGCCGCAAGCTGGAAGTCGAGGTGGCGCAGCAGATCCTTCAGAGCCTGGGGATTCGTCAGTTTCTGCCGCAGGTCACGAGTTGCCCCGGCTGCGGGCGCACCACGTCGCAGTTTTTTCAGGAACTGGCGCAGAAGATTCAGGACTATATCCGCGACACCATGCCCGTCTGGAAGACGCGGTATCCGGGCGTCGAAGACATGCAGGTGGCGGTGATGGGCTGCATCGTGAACGGCCCCGGCGAGAGCAAGCACGCCAACATCGGCATTTCTCTGCCCGGAACCGGCGAAGACCCACGCGCCCCGGTGTATCAGGACGGCAAACTGCTGACCACGCTGCGGGGGCCGCGCATCGCCGAGGAGTTCCAGGAGTTGCTGGAAAAGTACGTCGAGCAGCGCTACGGCGCGGGCGTACAGGCTTAA
- a CDS encoding DUF4259 domain-containing protein — MDTWGTGSFENDAAAAFVHEVVEDGVAALAEAFEVALDPDAAELEAEEGARVVAAAEIVQAHLTGDTENVISAELRDWLGELQPDDLADLRPLALEALDRVVGPGSELPDAWEESLDASEWIANVQRLRASLGGGTVGG; from the coding sequence ATGGATACCTGGGGAACCGGAAGCTTTGAAAACGATGCCGCTGCCGCCTTTGTTCACGAGGTCGTCGAGGACGGGGTGGCGGCACTGGCAGAAGCCTTCGAGGTGGCGCTCGACCCGGACGCTGCCGAGCTGGAAGCCGAGGAAGGAGCACGCGTCGTCGCTGCTGCCGAGATCGTGCAGGCGCATCTGACCGGCGATACCGAGAATGTCATCAGCGCGGAGCTGCGGGACTGGCTGGGAGAGCTTCAGCCCGACGATCTGGCCGACCTGCGACCTCTGGCCCTCGAAGCGCTCGACAGAGTGGTGGGGCCGGGCAGCGAACTTCCGGACGCATGGGAAGAGTCGCTGGACGCCTCGGAGTGGATTGCAAACGTGCAGCGGCTCCGCGCCTCACTGGGCGGCGGCACCGTGGGCGGCTGA
- a CDS encoding segregation/condensation protein A, whose protein sequence is MPGYIGDLTGLAARLRSGATLPEAVPLLRLTRELLAWAGHFAQAHPQAHAELLPALAGVIALKAKLLLPQPEPEALPEEWDSEPFAEDAVLEGVQALAELEDLVRLLSQRRREREGLIPAARLDLGLPRRAGRAAGKQGLARLVRAAQNAVRDVSGPLVTRERLTLQDALKALRAYAGRLRVFRFLAVPTADWGERTTYFAALLEGVKDGTFDASQHEHFGDIVIGALTPPPE, encoded by the coding sequence GTGCCGGGCTATATCGGCGACCTGACGGGACTGGCTGCCCGGCTGCGTTCTGGGGCCACGTTGCCGGAAGCGGTGCCGCTGCTGCGTCTGACCCGCGAACTGCTGGCCTGGGCGGGCCACTTCGCTCAGGCGCACCCGCAGGCCCACGCCGAGCTGCTGCCCGCGCTGGCAGGCGTAATCGCCCTGAAGGCGAAACTGCTGCTGCCACAGCCGGAACCCGAGGCGCTGCCGGAGGAGTGGGACAGTGAACCCTTTGCCGAAGACGCCGTACTGGAAGGCGTGCAGGCGCTGGCCGAACTGGAAGATCTGGTGCGGTTGCTGTCGCAGCGCAGGCGCGAGCGTGAGGGCCTGATTCCGGCGGCCCGGCTCGATCTTGGCCTGCCGCGCCGGGCCGGACGCGCTGCCGGAAAGCAGGGGCTGGCGCGGCTGGTGCGTGCGGCCCAGAACGCCGTGCGCGACGTGAGCGGGCCACTCGTCACCCGCGAACGCCTGACGCTTCAGGACGCGCTGAAAGCGCTGCGGGCGTATGCGGGTCGGCTGCGGGTCTTCCGCTTTCTGGCGGTTCCGACAGCCGACTGGGGAGAGCGCACCACGTATTTCGCTGCGCTGCTGGAGGGCGTCAAAGACGGCACCTTCGACGCGTCGCAGCACGAGCACTTCGGAGACATCGTGATCGGTGCGCTGACACCACCACCCGAATAA
- the trpS gene encoding tryptophan--tRNA ligase has protein sequence MTRVFSGIQPTGEPHIGNYFGAMRNYVRLGEQYGQDAIYCIVDLHAPTNPLAYDKATLARLTFEMALANMAVGLDPQKVVFFVQSQVREHAELGWMFTLSTPVGELERMTQYKDKAGKLESIPAGLLMYPVLQAADILLYKADTVPVGEDQVQHIELAREIARRFNHHYGDTFPEPKAVLEKAALRVPGVDGNAKMSKSKGESSTIGLLEPVESIWAKIRPAPTDPARVRRTDPGNPDICLIFDYHKLFSDDATILEVNEGCRTAGIGCIDCKKRLMVGIERELTPIQARAADLRAHPDTVLGGLEHGAERARAIAAPVMDEVRSKMGFLGAAPLVLEQPS, from the coding sequence ATGACCCGCGTTTTTTCCGGCATCCAGCCCACAGGCGAACCGCATATCGGCAACTATTTCGGAGCCATGCGAAATTATGTGCGTCTGGGCGAGCAGTACGGCCAGGACGCCATCTACTGCATCGTCGATCTGCACGCGCCGACCAACCCGCTGGCCTACGACAAGGCCACGCTCGCCCGCCTGACCTTCGAGATGGCGCTGGCAAATATGGCGGTGGGCCTCGACCCGCAGAAGGTGGTGTTCTTCGTGCAGTCGCAGGTGCGCGAACACGCCGAACTCGGCTGGATGTTCACCCTCAGTACCCCGGTGGGCGAGCTGGAGCGCATGACGCAGTACAAGGACAAGGCGGGCAAGCTGGAGAGTATTCCGGCGGGCCTGCTGATGTACCCGGTGCTTCAGGCCGCCGACATCCTGCTGTACAAAGCCGACACCGTGCCTGTGGGCGAAGATCAGGTGCAGCATATCGAGCTGGCCCGCGAAATCGCCCGGCGCTTCAACCACCACTACGGCGATACCTTCCCCGAGCCGAAAGCGGTGCTGGAAAAGGCAGCGCTGCGCGTGCCGGGCGTGGACGGCAACGCCAAAATGAGCAAGAGCAAGGGCGAAAGTAGCACCATCGGCCTGCTGGAACCTGTCGAAAGCATCTGGGCCAAGATTCGCCCCGCGCCCACCGATCCGGCCCGCGTGCGCCGCACCGACCCCGGCAACCCCGACATCTGCCTGATCTTCGATTACCACAAGCTGTTTTCCGACGACGCCACCATTCTGGAAGTGAACGAGGGCTGCCGCACGGCGGGGATCGGCTGCATCGACTGCAAGAAGCGGCTGATGGTGGGCATCGAGCGCGAACTGACCCCGATTCAGGCCCGCGCTGCCGACCTCCGCGCTCACCCGGACACCGTGCTGGGCGGGCTGGAGCACGGAGCCGAGCGGGCCAGAGCCATCGCCGCTCCGGTCATGGACGAGGTGAGGAGCAAGATGGGCTTTCTGGGCGCGGCTCCGCTCGTGCTGGAGCAGCCTTCCTGA